The Mycobacterium sp. 3519A genome contains a region encoding:
- a CDS encoding DEAD/DEAH box helicase, with translation MITFDDLIRRASDQLLQQMVGRETVRLLVGMDASLARPERLSEIALGLRSPADMLLDPPLRTELLLLLPPAYAEMLRDRLNLAGDPYEALTSMSVRRGTARSAALLDFFSVREDSEERSLPPSHETVQPAHALFAHQRLAAKRVLDGLNGEPHRVMLHMPTGSGKTRTAMAVIAELLNQCEPRLLVWLAHSEELCEQAVEEFTRAWKSLGNRPVDVQRWWGPHELTIPIVRDGIIIAGLRKAYSSARKSLAEIGAIAGNVGLVVMDEAHQAVAPTYKLILDVLTESGSLTPLLGLTATPGRTWNDIDEDQRLADFFYRRKVSLEVEGYDNPVRFLIDEGYLADTDFVRLEYTSRDALTAQEIQELEDALDIPQSIINSLAADEQRNMLILSRTETMSRRHNRLIVFAATKNHAVVLAAVLRARGYWAYAVTGETPSGDRSRIISTYRTASDEPRILVNFGVLTTGFDAPQTSATIIARPTKSLVLFSQMVGRATRGVRAGGNKSAEVATVVDTRLPGFCDMADAFRNWEDVW, from the coding sequence ATGATCACATTTGATGACCTCATCCGCCGCGCGTCCGACCAGCTCCTACAACAGATGGTAGGTCGCGAGACTGTCCGCCTATTGGTAGGTATGGACGCCTCACTTGCTCGGCCGGAACGCCTCAGCGAGATCGCCTTAGGACTTCGCTCGCCCGCGGATATGCTCCTCGACCCGCCTCTCAGAACTGAGCTGCTCCTGTTATTGCCTCCTGCGTACGCCGAAATGCTGAGAGATCGACTCAACCTCGCCGGTGATCCGTACGAAGCGTTGACCTCGATGTCCGTTCGCCGGGGAACCGCACGATCGGCAGCGTTGCTTGACTTCTTCAGCGTCAGGGAGGACTCGGAAGAACGCTCGCTTCCGCCCTCGCACGAAACCGTGCAGCCGGCCCACGCGTTATTCGCGCATCAGAGGCTTGCAGCCAAGAGGGTCCTCGATGGCCTAAACGGTGAGCCTCACAGAGTGATGCTTCACATGCCGACCGGGTCCGGGAAAACGCGGACCGCGATGGCTGTGATCGCGGAACTATTGAACCAATGCGAACCCCGACTCCTGGTCTGGTTGGCACATTCCGAGGAGCTGTGTGAGCAGGCGGTCGAGGAGTTCACCCGCGCCTGGAAATCTCTTGGCAACCGACCCGTCGACGTCCAACGTTGGTGGGGGCCACATGAATTGACGATCCCGATAGTCCGGGACGGGATTATCATAGCTGGTCTGCGGAAGGCCTACTCGTCGGCACGAAAGTCTTTAGCGGAGATTGGGGCAATAGCTGGAAACGTCGGCCTTGTCGTGATGGATGAAGCACATCAGGCAGTGGCGCCGACCTACAAGCTGATTCTTGACGTGTTGACTGAATCTGGGAGCTTGACACCGCTGCTCGGGCTCACTGCCACACCGGGCAGGACTTGGAATGACATAGATGAAGATCAGCGGTTGGCTGATTTCTTCTATCGGCGCAAGGTGTCGCTTGAAGTCGAGGGATACGACAACCCCGTGCGGTTTCTCATCGACGAGGGTTATCTCGCCGACACGGACTTCGTTCGGCTCGAATACACATCACGTGATGCGCTAACCGCGCAAGAGATACAAGAGCTTGAGGATGCGCTAGATATCCCGCAATCCATCATCAACTCACTCGCGGCCGACGAGCAGCGCAACATGCTGATCCTCAGCCGAACGGAAACAATGTCTCGACGACACAACAGACTAATTGTCTTCGCCGCGACCAAGAATCACGCAGTCGTCCTCGCGGCAGTTCTACGAGCGCGGGGTTACTGGGCGTATGCCGTAACAGGTGAAACCCCAAGCGGCGACCGCTCAAGGATCATTTCCACCTATCGGACGGCGAGCGACGAACCTCGCATTCTTGTGAATTTTGGTGTGTTGACTACGGGTTTCGACGCACCGCAGACGAGCGCCACCATCATCGCTAGGCCGACTAAGAGTCTGGTGCTATTCAGTCAGATGGTTGGTCGAGCGACCAGAGGTGTTCGAGCTGGTGGCAACAAGTCAGCCGAGGTAGCGACTGTCGTCGACACTCGGCTTCCGGGATTCTGCGATATGGCTGATGCTTTCAGGAATTGGGAGGATGTCTGGTGA
- a CDS encoding DNA phosphorothioation-associated putative methyltransferase, protein MADWDSSRHRTAIGRGDLSMPVRQTLRDEIVGSESSVLDYGCGRGQDMARLRQMGVSADGWDPFFAPDTRLSERDVVLLTYVLNVIENIAERRETLVKAWELARRVLVVSSRLKWELSSVNGVDKGDGIVSSRNTFQHFYSPSELREYVEEVTGHRCVSPLPGVVYVFRKDEDRFAYLARGTIADFKWAESQDYASAVAEIISFTEERGRPPLFEEIPPNLLPLLGRVSRRSMLEVVNKGASAERVAQGFRRSTLDTLLYLGTSIFNGRVSLGELPLTVQADIKHCFKSYREACARADRLLSKIRDDRYIRGAMQNSPGKMTATALYVHRRAMPKLPVVLRLYEHCGFVAAGRPDEWNILKLDHRGRRVSWSSYPEFDNDPHPTLDWTYGVEMSSLKASFQRFGDRSNRPLLHRKEEFLDPDDPMVDKYRRLTAAEVRAGLYENPAVIGLEEGWSSELARCGVSLRGHRVVKVRK, encoded by the coding sequence ATGGCGGATTGGGACAGTTCGAGACACAGGACCGCGATCGGTCGTGGCGATCTCTCGATGCCTGTGCGCCAGACCTTACGCGACGAGATCGTCGGCTCAGAATCTTCGGTCCTTGACTACGGGTGCGGACGCGGCCAAGACATGGCGCGGCTTCGCCAGATGGGAGTTAGTGCCGACGGGTGGGATCCGTTCTTCGCTCCCGACACTCGTCTCTCCGAGCGCGACGTCGTGCTGCTTACATACGTCCTGAACGTTATCGAGAACATAGCTGAGCGACGTGAAACGCTCGTCAAGGCTTGGGAACTCGCGCGGCGGGTCTTGGTCGTTTCAAGTCGGTTGAAGTGGGAGCTCAGTTCCGTCAACGGTGTCGACAAAGGCGATGGAATCGTCAGTAGTCGGAACACCTTTCAACACTTCTATAGTCCAAGTGAGCTTCGTGAGTACGTTGAGGAGGTCACCGGTCATCGATGTGTTTCGCCGCTTCCAGGCGTAGTTTATGTGTTCCGAAAAGACGAGGACCGGTTCGCCTATCTAGCTCGCGGAACCATCGCCGACTTCAAATGGGCTGAGAGCCAAGACTACGCTTCGGCTGTCGCTGAGATCATCTCGTTCACAGAGGAGCGAGGCCGACCACCTCTGTTCGAGGAGATCCCCCCTAATCTGCTGCCGCTGCTTGGGCGGGTATCACGCCGATCGATGTTAGAAGTGGTCAACAAGGGCGCATCAGCGGAGCGGGTTGCACAGGGATTTCGGCGATCTACGCTCGACACTCTCCTATACCTAGGCACGTCCATCTTCAACGGACGCGTTTCTCTGGGTGAACTTCCCCTCACAGTGCAGGCCGACATTAAGCACTGTTTTAAGAGCTACAGGGAAGCGTGCGCCCGGGCCGATCGCCTGCTGTCAAAGATCCGAGACGACCGCTACATCCGTGGCGCGATGCAGAACTCTCCAGGCAAGATGACCGCAACGGCACTATACGTACATAGGCGCGCGATGCCGAAATTGCCTGTGGTGCTGCGGCTTTACGAACATTGTGGTTTCGTAGCTGCGGGACGGCCCGATGAGTGGAATATCCTGAAGCTGGACCACCGTGGACGACGAGTGTCGTGGTCCTCTTATCCGGAATTCGACAATGACCCACACCCGACGTTGGACTGGACCTACGGCGTCGAGATGTCCTCGTTGAAAGCATCGTTTCAGCGATTCGGCGACAGGTCGAATAGGCCGCTACTGCATCGCAAGGAAGAGTTCCTTGATCCTGATGATCCGATGGTCGACAAGTACCGTCGCTTAACCGCCGCTGAAGTGCGTGCGGGCTTATACGAGAATCCGGCCGTCATTGGACTTGAAGAGGGCTGGAGTTCGGAACTTGCACGTTGCGGTGTGTCACTACGTGGCCATCGCGTTGTGAAGGTCCGCAAGTAA
- a CDS encoding phospholipase D-like domain-containing protein, which yields MTDPGTALLELAAAAERNFVMCSPFAKEHVVAHVISAIPDGVDIALYTRWRPEEIAAGVSDTAVLSVLQRRGGAVYLHDRIHAKFYRNEHSVLAGSANLTSTALGWAVNSNLELLLECPRAAIQELESLLELESIRATEALAAEADEIAQLLPRNPLPPPRVASVPTDEPWIPRLRMPSDLYLAYSRGASRLSSTSAEEASADLAALDVPVGLGRDQFYAVVAHRLRGKPLIKMLDDFLTQPRRFGEVREKLCKPMGFDRSDADASWQTIMRWLMEFLPHRYTHRVYRHSEVFVLTEGEGGPVA from the coding sequence ATGACCGACCCGGGTACCGCGCTTCTGGAACTCGCCGCTGCTGCTGAGCGGAACTTCGTCATGTGTTCGCCCTTCGCAAAAGAACATGTTGTCGCACATGTGATTTCAGCCATTCCCGACGGCGTGGACATCGCCCTCTATACGCGTTGGCGTCCTGAAGAAATCGCAGCCGGCGTGTCGGACACGGCAGTCCTGTCCGTTTTGCAGCGGCGGGGCGGCGCCGTCTACCTGCATGACAGAATTCACGCGAAGTTTTATCGGAATGAGCACAGTGTCCTAGCCGGTTCCGCAAACCTCACCTCGACTGCACTCGGCTGGGCGGTGAACTCGAACCTGGAACTCTTGCTGGAGTGCCCCAGGGCAGCGATTCAAGAACTTGAGTCTCTGTTGGAGTTGGAGAGCATCCGTGCTACTGAAGCTCTGGCCGCCGAAGCCGATGAGATCGCACAGCTTCTTCCTAGAAATCCTCTTCCTCCTCCCAGGGTTGCTTCGGTACCGACCGACGAACCGTGGATTCCCCGACTTCGAATGCCCTCGGATCTATACCTGGCCTACAGCCGCGGCGCGTCACGTTTGAGCTCAACGTCGGCTGAGGAGGCGTCGGCTGACCTCGCCGCTTTAGACGTTCCGGTTGGTTTAGGTCGCGACCAGTTCTACGCCGTTGTTGCGCACCGATTAAGGGGCAAACCACTTATCAAGATGCTCGATGACTTTCTCACTCAGCCGCGGCGGTTTGGCGAGGTCCGGGAAAAACTCTGTAAGCCAATGGGTTTCGATCGCTCGGACGCCGACGCATCATGGCAGACGATCATGCGTTGGCTAATGGAGTTTCTACCGCACCGGTACACGCACCGCGTGTATAGGCACTCCGAAGTATTCGTGCTTACCGAAGGTGAGGGAGGCCCGGTCGCGTGA
- a CDS encoding phosphoadenosine phosphosulfate reductase family protein, translated as MADAIRHICGISGGKDSSALAVYMRDRIPQMEYFFCDTGAELPETYEYLDRLETALGKPIARLNARKGFDHWFDVYRGTLPSPQMRWCTKKMKIEPLEEWIGDDQAVSYVAIRADESGRKGYVSTKPNIRTVLPFVEDDVDHDGVLRILEDAGIGLPKYYEWRTRSGCYFCFYQRKAEWVGLADKHPDLFQRAIAIEAKVRQDAGADGDASFGEYAMKGRQYTWSGGESLPDLVARREEILARHEEAQQQAKKRKKNRPVWEVLGDALDDDDDSMQCSVCAL; from the coding sequence ATGGCTGACGCTATCCGTCACATCTGCGGAATCAGCGGAGGGAAGGACTCCAGCGCCTTGGCCGTGTACATGCGCGATCGAATCCCGCAGATGGAGTACTTCTTTTGCGATACCGGAGCCGAGCTACCCGAAACCTACGAATACCTCGACCGCCTTGAGACCGCTCTAGGTAAACCGATAGCTCGGCTCAACGCTCGGAAAGGGTTCGATCACTGGTTTGACGTGTACCGGGGGACACTGCCATCTCCACAGATGCGCTGGTGCACAAAAAAGATGAAGATCGAACCCCTCGAAGAGTGGATCGGTGACGATCAAGCCGTCTCCTACGTCGCTATCAGGGCCGACGAGTCAGGTCGCAAGGGCTACGTGAGCACTAAGCCGAATATCCGCACGGTGTTGCCGTTCGTCGAAGACGACGTCGACCACGATGGCGTTCTCCGCATTCTGGAGGACGCAGGCATCGGGCTGCCCAAGTATTACGAATGGCGAACTCGATCCGGGTGCTATTTCTGCTTCTACCAGCGGAAAGCCGAGTGGGTTGGGCTCGCGGACAAACATCCGGACCTCTTCCAGCGCGCCATCGCCATCGAAGCGAAGGTCCGCCAGGACGCCGGCGCGGACGGTGATGCCTCGTTCGGCGAATATGCGATGAAGGGCCGTCAGTACACCTGGTCTGGCGGTGAGTCGCTGCCGGACCTCGTAGCGCGGCGGGAAGAGATCCTCGCGCGCCATGAGGAGGCGCAGCAGCAGGCGAAGAAGCGCAAGAAGAATAGACCGGTATGGGAAGTCCTCGGCGACGCGCTCGACGACGACGACGACTCAATGCAGTGTTCGGTATGTGCTTTGTGA
- a CDS encoding DUF4007 family protein, with amino-acid sequence MTLEQAAIPTFANHQTFHPRFGWIKKGYDAAASNPNIFNEKTAPVDLGVGKNMVEAIRFWALATKVVTRRPHPDRPRVSVYTPTRIGRALLDDRRGLDPYLEDTATLWMLHWHAVSERSVLPVWRLAFNDFGAVEFTDDELLQYCLDEIAATTWSQPMKSSVEKDVDCLLRMYSRRDAQRRQTLDELLDSPFRELGLIQPSQGAKKNTYRIIRGRKPTLPAAAITYACLDYLSRAADGSQTITLARLAADPGAPGRIMKIGEQDIADAIEESSIVVGHLRLVRPAGSRQLAISAPPGDVAFELIAARHAQREPDLLGLSDFALVGPDATTAVKSDSEIERALRKVERAQARIGGDAA; translated from the coding sequence ATGACGCTAGAACAGGCCGCGATTCCAACGTTCGCAAACCATCAAACGTTCCACCCCCGATTCGGGTGGATCAAGAAGGGCTACGACGCCGCCGCGAGTAACCCGAACATCTTCAACGAAAAGACTGCGCCCGTCGACCTTGGGGTCGGCAAGAACATGGTCGAAGCGATCCGATTCTGGGCGCTCGCAACGAAAGTGGTAACGCGGCGGCCGCATCCTGATCGCCCCCGAGTCTCGGTATACACCCCCACCCGCATCGGTCGGGCACTTCTGGACGACCGACGTGGACTAGACCCCTACCTAGAAGACACCGCGACCCTCTGGATGCTGCACTGGCATGCCGTCTCAGAGCGGTCGGTACTTCCAGTCTGGCGCCTCGCATTCAACGACTTTGGGGCAGTTGAGTTCACTGACGACGAGCTTCTTCAGTACTGCCTCGACGAGATCGCCGCCACCACTTGGTCGCAGCCAATGAAGAGCAGTGTCGAAAAGGACGTCGACTGCCTACTTCGGATGTATTCGCGGCGCGACGCTCAGCGCCGGCAAACGCTCGATGAACTTCTCGACTCACCGTTTCGCGAGCTTGGGCTGATACAGCCTTCCCAGGGAGCGAAGAAGAATACATATCGAATCATTCGGGGCCGTAAACCGACCTTGCCTGCGGCGGCCATTACCTATGCCTGCCTGGACTATTTGAGTAGAGCCGCTGATGGTAGTCAGACGATTACGCTCGCGCGCCTTGCCGCGGACCCCGGTGCGCCCGGGCGGATAATGAAGATTGGTGAGCAGGATATCGCAGACGCGATTGAGGAGTCGTCCATCGTTGTCGGCCACTTGCGGCTCGTTAGACCTGCAGGCTCGCGACAATTGGCAATCAGCGCGCCTCCGGGTGATGTTGCGTTCGAACTGATCGCCGCAAGGCATGCGCAGCGTGAACCCGACCTACTCGGGTTAAGCGACTTCGCGCTTGTTGGGCCTGATGCGACAACAGCAGTCAAGTCTGACTCGGAGATCGAGCGTGCCCTGCGGAAGGTGGAACGTGCCCAAGCCCGAATAGGTGGGGATGCAGCATGA
- a CDS encoding YbjN domain-containing protein, with protein MSRISVYRQITGILEANSMTWTETFSGGIFLRFSSAGVSIELTNWGSQTLIQISSQVLAEVGGETDIVLGEVNRLNEESQFGRWVFYVKSRAIAVEYDLLGDHLQENELMTALAALARAADYHDDHLQKQVGGRRAFEV; from the coding sequence GTGAGCCGCATCTCTGTGTATCGGCAAATCACTGGAATTCTCGAAGCTAACTCCATGACATGGACGGAGACGTTCTCCGGCGGAATTTTTCTGCGATTCTCCAGTGCAGGCGTCTCAATTGAGCTTACGAACTGGGGATCGCAAACTCTGATTCAGATTAGCTCTCAGGTATTGGCCGAGGTTGGGGGCGAGACCGACATTGTTTTGGGGGAAGTTAACCGGCTAAATGAAGAATCACAGTTCGGCCGTTGGGTCTTCTACGTCAAGTCGCGAGCCATCGCTGTCGAGTACGATCTCCTCGGAGATCATCTGCAGGAGAATGAGCTGATGACCGCTCTCGCAGCCTTGGCTCGCGCGGCCGATTACCACGACGACCACCTCCAGAAACAGGTGGGCGGCCGACGCGCCTTCGAAGTGTGA
- a CDS encoding ATP-binding protein — protein sequence MTSTVNDFDIVPTSLAVKAMRDNGYKNAAYAIAELMDNSIQAGAKTVQLLCADRELQVEQRTRRRLNEVAVLDDGSGMDADTLRIALQFGNGTHLEADQQKGMGRFGMGLPSASISQCQRVDVWSWTNGIDSVLHSYIDLPDINAGRMRQLPEPQRKPIPENWRTAAGRGAFNESGTLVVWSNIDRVLWRTSKALIDNSEELIGRMYRYWIDDGRVDIVLKSFLDEDPGKILTERQAKPNDPLYLMSRTSCPAPFDDKPMFRPFPSPGKNEIPITVRFRGEEHVVKIKLAIALEEARDSAGGQSGGSRPHGQHAARNLGVSVVRAGRELELDPAWATTYDPRERWWGVEISFEPGLDELFGVSNNKQSARNLAEAAKVDTNAIIKDHGGSLTAARAALREEEDPLEPLLEIVNRVQTNIRQMRSMIQTQAEGTRRRTRHAESVEEKATDAVRKRQEEGHRGRSDADESKSVEERKADVAQQLEYQGHSRESAEELAAETIDKGLKYRIDVASLEGGAFFSVQPRGGVLLVTLNTDHPAYDLLLGAREPKDLPEDPEKLKEKLVSAQSGLEMMLFAWARYEDEQQGDRLRATQNVRHDWGRMAEAFLSSRM from the coding sequence GTGACTAGCACTGTCAACGATTTCGATATTGTTCCGACCTCGCTTGCCGTTAAGGCTATGCGAGACAACGGATATAAGAACGCTGCTTATGCAATAGCCGAGCTAATGGACAACTCGATCCAGGCTGGCGCCAAGACTGTCCAACTATTATGCGCCGATCGAGAGTTGCAAGTCGAGCAGCGAACGCGGAGACGCCTCAACGAGGTAGCGGTTCTTGACGACGGCTCCGGCATGGATGCAGACACTCTTCGTATCGCGCTTCAGTTCGGCAATGGCACCCATCTCGAAGCGGATCAGCAGAAAGGCATGGGACGCTTCGGAATGGGATTGCCTAGCGCGTCGATATCTCAGTGCCAACGTGTCGATGTGTGGAGCTGGACGAACGGAATCGATAGTGTCCTGCATAGCTACATCGACTTACCGGACATCAACGCCGGCCGCATGCGGCAGCTACCCGAACCTCAAAGAAAGCCAATTCCGGAGAACTGGAGGACCGCCGCCGGTCGTGGAGCCTTCAATGAGTCCGGAACGCTTGTCGTATGGAGCAACATCGACCGTGTGCTTTGGCGGACATCGAAAGCCTTGATCGACAATTCTGAGGAGCTCATCGGTCGGATGTACCGATACTGGATTGACGATGGTCGCGTCGACATCGTGCTCAAGAGCTTCCTTGACGAAGACCCGGGGAAGATTCTGACTGAGCGACAGGCGAAGCCAAATGATCCGCTCTACTTGATGTCGCGCACTAGCTGTCCCGCCCCATTCGACGACAAACCGATGTTCAGGCCTTTCCCATCACCGGGTAAAAATGAGATACCGATAACAGTCCGCTTCCGCGGCGAAGAACACGTTGTGAAAATAAAGCTCGCAATCGCGTTAGAGGAAGCTCGAGACAGCGCCGGTGGACAGTCCGGCGGTAGCCGACCACACGGACAACATGCGGCGAGAAACCTGGGTGTCTCTGTCGTGCGCGCCGGTCGAGAGCTGGAATTGGATCCTGCATGGGCAACGACGTATGACCCTCGCGAAAGGTGGTGGGGCGTCGAAATTTCGTTCGAGCCAGGTCTCGACGAGCTGTTCGGAGTGTCGAACAACAAGCAATCGGCTCGCAATTTGGCCGAGGCGGCGAAGGTGGACACAAATGCGATCATCAAGGACCACGGCGGATCTCTGACCGCGGCGCGCGCGGCCTTGAGAGAGGAGGAGGACCCGCTGGAGCCGCTTCTTGAGATAGTCAACCGTGTCCAGACGAACATCCGCCAAATGCGAAGCATGATTCAAACGCAGGCGGAGGGAACGCGTCGCCGTACCAGGCATGCAGAGAGCGTAGAGGAGAAAGCGACTGACGCCGTTCGGAAACGACAGGAGGAAGGCCATCGCGGGCGAAGCGATGCGGATGAGAGCAAGTCGGTTGAAGAACGCAAAGCCGATGTCGCGCAACAGCTTGAGTACCAGGGTCACTCTCGTGAATCGGCTGAGGAGCTAGCCGCCGAGACGATCGACAAAGGCCTGAAGTACCGCATCGATGTCGCATCATTAGAAGGGGGAGCCTTCTTCTCAGTGCAACCGAGGGGCGGTGTTCTTCTCGTCACGCTCAACACCGATCACCCCGCATACGATCTCCTCCTCGGTGCGCGAGAACCGAAGGATCTGCCTGAAGATCCCGAGAAGCTAAAGGAAAAGCTAGTTTCGGCACAGTCAGGGCTCGAGATGATGCTCTTCGCATGGGCCCGCTACGAGGACGAGCAACAAGGGGATCGACTTCGGGCTACTCAGAACGTGAGACATGATTGGGGCCGAATGGCAGAAGCGTTCCTTTCTAGTCGCATGTAG